The following proteins are encoded in a genomic region of Burkholderia stabilis:
- a CDS encoding MFS transporter: MSVMSRRLSEYQRDVMRRLVRVHLSAAVGMFSQASVLLALSPALFTKYQSATLASIAFSTVWFPALCLVPLSHRIMTRFRLRRLYLVSELLGAVVLAMAGTLFDSNAFLALAMLFVRGFFGAISYTAATLYVKGAAEPEIVRKEISAFEASRLVGSMLSSVAGWVTLNQVGFQTVCLTAACVSVVGAAISLTWQREVSIDDTQSRFVGKQATWLNALAPSVAMLLLLLSTVPLQAFHHAARTPLAVEYLDLGVRGVAIVVLVNTVSVAAGAWFASFAIPTLEKYGHWIYVILNTVSGLLMVTTPVLRNPVICLSAYGAYLFVFQVCYTAINSAMIADASASAATILVPVRAGIVQAALLVFAPTLGVIADRGGLEAASLLAAVTAVGLAAGVVLAKPRGVPNTLA, translated from the coding sequence ATGTCGGTCATGAGCAGGCGGCTTTCAGAATATCAGCGGGATGTCATGAGAAGACTTGTTCGTGTTCACCTCTCGGCGGCGGTCGGCATGTTCAGCCAGGCCAGCGTGCTTCTGGCGCTTTCACCGGCGTTATTTACGAAATATCAATCCGCGACGCTGGCGTCGATCGCCTTTTCGACGGTCTGGTTTCCAGCTTTGTGTCTGGTTCCACTCTCGCACCGGATCATGACGAGGTTTCGGCTTCGGCGGCTCTATCTTGTCAGCGAACTGCTGGGAGCGGTGGTATTGGCGATGGCGGGGACGTTATTTGACTCGAACGCGTTCCTTGCGTTGGCCATGCTGTTCGTACGTGGATTTTTTGGTGCGATTTCATATACCGCTGCAACGCTGTATGTCAAAGGCGCTGCCGAGCCTGAAATTGTGCGCAAGGAAATCAGTGCATTCGAAGCCAGTCGACTTGTCGGATCGATGCTCTCTTCCGTTGCGGGTTGGGTGACGCTGAACCAGGTCGGCTTTCAGACTGTTTGCCTGACGGCCGCGTGCGTATCCGTGGTTGGCGCCGCCATTTCATTGACCTGGCAGAGGGAGGTCTCGATCGACGACACGCAGTCCCGTTTTGTCGGGAAGCAGGCAACGTGGCTGAATGCGCTGGCGCCAAGCGTGGCCATGCTGCTACTTTTGCTCAGTACCGTCCCGTTGCAGGCATTCCATCATGCCGCGCGCACACCGCTTGCGGTTGAATATCTCGATCTGGGCGTGCGGGGAGTGGCAATCGTCGTGCTGGTGAACACGGTCTCGGTGGCGGCAGGCGCATGGTTTGCCTCCTTTGCGATTCCCACGCTGGAGAAATATGGGCACTGGATCTACGTCATCCTGAACACGGTTTCCGGATTGTTGATGGTCACCACGCCGGTCCTGCGCAACCCCGTGATCTGTCTGTCGGCATATGGCGCGTATCTGTTCGTCTTTCAGGTTTGTTATACCGCGATCAATAGCGCCATGATCGCCGACGCTTCCGCTTCGGCAGCAACCATCCTTGTGCCTGTCAGGGCCGGCATCGTGCAAGCGGCACTCCTGGTATTCGCGCCGACGTTGGGTGTCATCGCGGACCGAGGTGGCCTGGAAGCGGCATCTTTGCTGGCGGCAGTGACCGCTGTTGGCCTCGCGGCCGGTGTCGTCCTGGCGAAACCGAGGGGCGTGCCGAATACGTTGGCTTAG
- a CDS encoding ATP-grasp domain-containing protein, translating to MAHCLVIDSNFAGIRLLGRLLRRGHRVTFLRPPDAFFQTDADALKILSALDRIVDISGSHDTHTVSQIVLGVHAEDPVDAIFCVFERSIEAAAYSAAAINVPFTSVDAVHTARHKNKTREALARAGLPTARCRTVGTFDEVIEYAATTPLPFVIKPISGVFSSLVRVVRSEREVVTLAADLKSELSFLSGTIREYIARGFMIEDYLPGTLVSVEIGRRGDQYYDFMVSGRFRAASNEAIELGSFLPARISASEKQACFAYARNVLEAIGLDVGIFHLEMIVTPSGPCLVEANARLMGGMLPFLYDFLTESSIHEALIDIVLGNPLTLPTVSSRRSVSSFALKTTERGVVSPDFVAQPPDEFRSALARCDFYVQAGQKIDDPTVLARLQVVVDDGRNADDVIIEISSHVAKKLGVTTLEAAPGEWIQPESAAV from the coding sequence ATGGCACATTGCTTGGTCATAGACTCCAACTTTGCCGGCATCAGATTGCTCGGCCGACTACTGAGGCGCGGCCATCGCGTGACGTTTCTCCGGCCTCCCGATGCGTTCTTTCAGACCGATGCCGACGCCCTGAAGATTCTGTCCGCCCTGGATCGGATCGTAGACATATCGGGCAGCCACGACACGCATACGGTGAGTCAGATCGTTCTGGGTGTCCATGCCGAAGATCCCGTCGACGCCATTTTCTGCGTCTTCGAGCGATCGATCGAAGCCGCGGCGTACTCGGCTGCGGCGATCAACGTACCCTTTACGTCTGTTGATGCCGTCCACACGGCGCGTCACAAGAACAAGACTCGCGAAGCGCTCGCAAGGGCCGGCCTGCCGACGGCCCGTTGTCGAACGGTCGGCACGTTCGACGAGGTGATCGAGTATGCGGCAACGACGCCGCTTCCGTTCGTCATCAAGCCGATCAGCGGCGTTTTCAGCAGCCTGGTCAGGGTTGTGCGATCGGAGCGGGAAGTGGTGACGCTCGCTGCCGACCTGAAATCGGAACTGTCTTTTCTCTCCGGCACGATCAGGGAATACATCGCTCGCGGCTTCATGATCGAGGACTACCTGCCGGGGACGCTCGTTTCCGTGGAGATCGGGCGACGCGGAGACCAATACTACGACTTCATGGTGTCCGGCCGATTTCGCGCAGCGAGTAACGAGGCGATTGAACTGGGCAGCTTCTTGCCCGCCCGCATTTCGGCGTCGGAAAAACAAGCCTGTTTCGCTTACGCCCGAAATGTGCTCGAAGCCATTGGCCTCGACGTGGGAATCTTCCATCTGGAGATGATCGTGACGCCGTCGGGGCCGTGCCTCGTCGAGGCGAACGCCCGGTTGATGGGCGGGATGCTGCCGTTTCTTTACGACTTTCTCACCGAGAGTTCGATTCACGAAGCGCTCATCGACATCGTCCTGGGAAATCCACTCACATTGCCGACAGTCAGTTCCCGACGCTCGGTCAGTTCGTTTGCCCTGAAGACGACCGAGCGCGGGGTTGTATCGCCCGACTTCGTCGCCCAGCCACCCGACGAGTTTCGAAGCGCATTGGCACGCTGCGATTTCTATGTTCAGGCGGGCCAGAAAATCGACGATCCCACCGTACTGGCTCGCTTGCAGGTCGTCGTGGACGACGGGCGCAACGCGGATGACGTCATTATCGAAATTTCCAGTCACGTTGCAAAAAAGCTCGGCGTGACGACGCTCGAGGCGGCACCTGGCGAGTGGATACAACCGGAATCCGCCGCGGTGTAA
- a CDS encoding SDR family NAD(P)-dependent oxidoreductase, with protein sequence MTHFIQATNETRRSQSGSDAPLALITGASGGVGGSCAKALAEIGYATLVVGRRAEELRTVTDDINLRFGDSRPCTGFQADLAKREDIKALLARVESLKAPEIFISAAGVTSNSTARFDDDELDEVMAINALAPIYLARGIVGLMEKADKGYIINIASRAGIQGFSDKGLYGASKAATIRYFDALYAGNLNTNIRVTSICPGWINTRMATAGGCRKEPDEILQPDDISTAIVWLVSSPSRIRIRELVVEAGGQGGSCRAGMKLKDRRMKTKCVTPERH encoded by the coding sequence ATGACGCACTTCATTCAGGCAACGAATGAAACCCGCCGCTCGCAAAGCGGCTCCGACGCGCCACTGGCCCTGATCACCGGAGCATCGGGAGGCGTCGGCGGATCGTGCGCAAAAGCGCTCGCGGAGATCGGCTATGCGACGCTCGTCGTCGGGCGTCGCGCCGAAGAACTTCGAACCGTCACCGACGACATCAACCTGCGCTTCGGTGATTCTCGTCCCTGCACCGGATTCCAGGCGGATCTGGCGAAGCGGGAAGATATCAAGGCATTGCTTGCGCGGGTCGAATCGCTGAAGGCGCCGGAAATCTTCATCTCGGCAGCCGGTGTAACAAGCAATAGCACGGCTCGTTTCGACGATGACGAACTGGATGAGGTGATGGCCATCAACGCATTGGCGCCGATCTATCTGGCGCGAGGCATCGTCGGATTGATGGAGAAAGCGGATAAAGGCTACATCATCAACATCGCATCGCGGGCAGGAATTCAGGGGTTTTCCGACAAAGGTCTCTACGGCGCGTCGAAAGCCGCCACCATTCGGTATTTCGACGCTTTGTACGCGGGGAATCTGAACACCAATATTCGCGTCACTTCCATTTGTCCAGGCTGGATCAACACGCGAATGGCCACTGCCGGAGGCTGCCGGAAGGAGCCTGACGAAATACTGCAGCCTGACGACATATCGACGGCGATCGTCTGGCTCGTCTCGTCTCCTTCGCGCATCCGCATCCGCGAACTGGTCGTTGAAGCGGGGGGGCAGGGTGGAAGCTGTCGCGCAGGCATGAAACTGAAGGACCGTCGAATGAAAACGAAGTGCGTAACGCCGGAGAGGCACTAG
- a CDS encoding DapH/DapD/GlmU-related protein — MADSLVVRKQGQRYIDVESGRAIEAFYSDDSAAGRSCLAEKHQLIRGESFDIEVDVANDPIGSTEDAYLRLFLISSRAAKPNSLRLDGIFEALPIVAWTSAGPVLPHLVTRLRTLIAADYHHLTVFSVDKFPRMVDYVVPGAVRIGDADRVRLGAHLAEGTTVMHEGFVNFNAGTLGKAMVEGRVTPGVTVGEGSDVGAGSSIMGTLSGGGKRINSIGRGSLLGANAGIGISLGDNCIVEAGLYVTAGTKVRLPDGSVDHARNLSGRDGLLFRRNSQTGVVEALPVSKEGWGGINDALHSGNE, encoded by the coding sequence ATGGCAGACAGTCTGGTCGTAAGAAAGCAGGGGCAACGCTATATCGATGTCGAATCGGGGAGGGCGATCGAAGCCTTCTATTCAGATGACAGTGCGGCGGGCCGTTCGTGCCTGGCAGAAAAGCACCAGCTCATCAGAGGCGAATCCTTCGATATCGAAGTCGACGTCGCAAATGATCCGATCGGAAGTACGGAGGACGCTTATCTGCGGCTGTTTCTCATTTCCAGCCGGGCAGCGAAGCCGAACAGCTTGCGGCTCGATGGAATTTTCGAAGCGCTGCCGATCGTCGCGTGGACATCGGCAGGCCCTGTGTTGCCCCACCTCGTGACCCGGTTACGCACGCTGATCGCCGCCGACTATCACCACCTCACCGTATTTTCCGTCGACAAATTTCCGCGAATGGTCGATTACGTCGTACCCGGCGCGGTGCGAATCGGTGACGCCGACCGGGTTCGCCTCGGCGCCCATCTTGCCGAAGGAACGACAGTCATGCACGAAGGCTTCGTCAACTTCAATGCCGGGACGCTCGGGAAGGCCATGGTAGAGGGACGTGTTACGCCAGGCGTGACGGTTGGAGAAGGCAGCGACGTCGGGGCAGGCTCGTCGATCATGGGCACGCTGTCCGGAGGAGGAAAAAGAATCAACTCGATTGGACGCGGCTCGCTGCTCGGCGCGAACGCCGGCATCGGAATCTCGCTCGGCGACAACTGCATTGTCGAAGCCGGCCTCTATGTCACGGCGGGAACCAAGGTCCGTCTTCCCGATGGCTCGGTCGACCATGCGCGAAATCTGTCCGGGCGGGACGGCCTGCTGTTCAGGCGCAACAGTCAGACCGGTGTGGTAGAGGCACTTCCTGTCAGCAAAGAAGGGTGGGGAGGAATCAATGACGCACTTCATTCAGGCAACGAATGA
- a CDS encoding NAD/NADP octopine/nopaline dehydrogenase family protein, with protein MEKVIIIGGGHVGLTLAVDLHQRQHETQLEPHVVLIRGENHPFFNQGASEIAVENIITGEKSAHVFPQANVHTLNGDVGSLLRDSALVIVTVPDILPVREQILDWVKKNAAERNPALVFVRGGQGGLIYLLARHRADKALSNASLILVEDSFYGTRFIANKIEFKRKKRTNVALAGPNSDKGLALLRRVFSGPSIGKDWHQFVPVRSLDLQFDPLGYIIHLGVALDDKNLERTRRGDRYLHYSEGVHAENSEKLEELDKERVALASHYGANTRLFTDMLEEQYGLPRKPTFLETIQETKSIYRSRSAESLIDLKEGRVLQEDIPALLTIDWLTERAGIDLPATRAHTREVVRKVESLGLKLDAFSGYRRELEHLSLKRSDVIDLLTA; from the coding sequence ATGGAAAAGGTTATCATTATCGGCGGCGGTCATGTCGGACTGACGCTCGCCGTTGACTTGCACCAAAGACAGCACGAAACCCAACTCGAACCACATGTGGTACTGATTCGCGGAGAAAATCACCCTTTCTTCAATCAGGGGGCCAGCGAGATCGCCGTTGAAAACATCATCACTGGCGAGAAATCGGCACACGTCTTCCCGCAGGCCAACGTTCATACGCTCAATGGGGATGTCGGTTCACTGCTACGCGACAGTGCACTCGTCATCGTCACGGTGCCGGACATCCTGCCGGTGCGGGAACAGATCCTCGACTGGGTCAAGAAAAATGCGGCCGAACGAAATCCTGCGCTCGTCTTCGTGCGGGGCGGGCAGGGCGGACTGATCTATCTGCTTGCAAGGCACCGTGCCGACAAGGCGCTGAGCAATGCGTCGCTGATCCTCGTCGAAGACAGTTTCTACGGAACGCGATTCATCGCGAACAAGATCGAATTCAAAAGAAAGAAAAGAACCAACGTGGCGCTTGCCGGCCCGAATTCGGACAAGGGGCTTGCCTTGCTCAGAAGAGTGTTCTCCGGCCCGTCGATCGGGAAGGATTGGCATCAGTTCGTCCCGGTCCGTTCGCTCGATCTCCAGTTCGATCCGCTCGGGTACATCATTCATCTCGGGGTCGCCCTGGACGACAAAAACCTGGAAAGAACGCGTAGAGGCGACCGATATCTTCACTACAGCGAAGGCGTTCACGCCGAGAACTCGGAAAAACTCGAGGAACTGGACAAGGAGCGTGTCGCGCTCGCATCGCATTACGGCGCGAACACGCGCCTCTTTACGGACATGCTGGAGGAGCAATATGGGTTGCCACGGAAACCCACATTTCTCGAGACCATACAGGAGACGAAATCGATCTATCGATCGCGCTCTGCTGAATCCTTGATCGATCTGAAAGAAGGAAGAGTGTTGCAGGAAGACATTCCTGCGTTGCTGACGATCGACTGGCTGACGGAGCGAGCCGGGATCGATTTGCCGGCCACGCGCGCCCATACCCGGGAAGTCGTTCGTAAAGTCGAATCGCTCGGATTGAAACTGGACGCCTTCTCCGGCTACAGGCGCGAACTCGAGCACCTTTCGCTGAAGCGTTCCGACGTCATCGATTTGTTGACGGCTTGA
- a CDS encoding IS5 family transposase: MRGADSYNESLFSTVRLEEFVPQTHPLRQIRTWLNEALSKMDAKFSAMYEADVKGGRPSIAPEKLMRAMLLQVLYSIRSERQLVEQISYNLLFRWFVGLSIEDAVWNHSVFSKNRDRLLEFDAVTELFNATVETAQKRGLLSGEHFSVDGTLIQAWASHKSLRRKDGSDDDRPPGNWHGETRSNETHESKSDGDSRLYRKSNVAPALPSYLGHVLTDNRHGLVVNVQASRANGRAERNVAAEMLRDVALADRRITVGADKGYDTRGFIKACRDANVTPHVARNTKRSGGSAIDKRTTRHLGYALSQRKRKCIEQCFGWGKTIGPLRQVMVRGLEKVDQLLTLTMAAYNLTRLRSLAALRPQSA, translated from the coding sequence ATGCGAGGCGCGGACAGCTACAACGAATCATTGTTCAGCACGGTGAGGCTGGAGGAATTTGTGCCGCAGACACATCCGCTGCGTCAGATCCGGACATGGTTGAACGAAGCGCTATCGAAGATGGACGCGAAGTTCTCGGCGATGTACGAGGCGGACGTCAAGGGCGGTCGCCCGAGCATCGCGCCGGAGAAGCTGATGCGGGCGATGCTGCTGCAGGTGCTGTACAGCATCCGCAGCGAGCGGCAACTGGTTGAACAGATCTCGTACAACCTGCTGTTTCGATGGTTCGTGGGCCTGTCGATTGAGGATGCGGTGTGGAATCACTCGGTCTTCAGTAAGAACCGTGACCGGCTGCTCGAATTCGATGCGGTGACGGAGTTGTTCAACGCGACGGTGGAAACGGCGCAGAAACGGGGCCTGCTGTCAGGCGAGCACTTCAGCGTCGATGGCACGCTGATTCAGGCCTGGGCTAGCCACAAGAGCCTCCGCCGCAAGGACGGCAGCGACGACGACCGGCCGCCGGGCAACTGGCACGGCGAGACGCGCAGCAACGAAACCCACGAATCGAAGAGCGACGGCGACAGCCGTTTGTATCGAAAGAGCAATGTGGCGCCGGCTCTGCCGAGCTATCTCGGCCATGTGCTGACTGACAATCGGCACGGTCTGGTGGTCAATGTGCAAGCCAGCCGGGCGAATGGTCGGGCTGAACGCAACGTTGCGGCCGAGATGTTGCGGGACGTAGCACTAGCCGATCGACGCATCACGGTCGGCGCCGACAAGGGTTACGACACGCGGGGGTTCATCAAGGCCTGCCGGGACGCGAACGTGACGCCGCACGTGGCGCGGAATACGAAACGCAGCGGCGGTAGCGCGATCGACAAACGCACCACCCGGCATCTGGGCTACGCGTTGAGCCAGCGCAAACGGAAATGCATCGAGCAGTGCTTCGGCTGGGGCAAGACGATCGGGCCGCTGCGACAGGTCATGGTTCGCGGCCTGGAGAAAGTAGACCAACTGCTGACGCTGACGATGGCGGCCTACAACCTGACGCGGTTGAGATCGTTGGCCGCGTTGCGCCCGCAGAGCGCCTGA
- a CDS encoding TauD/TfdA family dioxygenase, with amino-acid sequence MSDTFWANPEPLLLKNVPFFSDVERSKILVLSIGEAIGKCAGYSEYNQSYITDIRPTPFSKESSSGTDLLSMHNDLTFASDDCRPAALALVAHIAKGNVPKTLLAPADEIESLLSDDERAILYEDIFEIRSGGKLRWPCEQVRRIGIFNHDPAGRLRIRMSFDNIRPISDLDESQTRRATAALKRVTEIALEIGRRKGHVIEQGQALLIPNDYALHGRDIFEDPNSERLLFRSYIIKKETAHRQNGNTMLSLRF; translated from the coding sequence TTGAGCGATACATTCTGGGCAAACCCCGAACCCCTGCTTCTGAAGAATGTGCCATTCTTTTCCGACGTAGAGAGATCAAAGATTTTGGTCCTTTCCATTGGCGAGGCAATAGGAAAGTGTGCCGGCTATTCCGAATACAATCAGAGCTATATCACCGATATTCGCCCGACCCCGTTTTCCAAAGAATCCAGCAGCGGCACCGACTTGTTGTCGATGCACAATGATCTGACGTTCGCTTCCGACGACTGCCGCCCCGCCGCACTGGCGCTGGTCGCGCACATCGCGAAAGGGAACGTACCCAAGACTTTGCTCGCGCCGGCCGACGAGATCGAGTCGCTCCTCTCCGACGACGAGCGCGCGATTCTTTACGAGGACATCTTCGAAATTCGCTCGGGCGGCAAGCTGAGATGGCCGTGTGAGCAAGTACGGCGAATCGGCATATTCAATCACGATCCCGCTGGCCGCCTGCGTATTCGCATGAGTTTCGACAACATTCGCCCGATCTCGGATCTCGACGAATCGCAAACCAGGCGAGCGACAGCAGCGCTCAAACGCGTCACTGAAATTGCGCTTGAAATCGGAAGAAGAAAGGGCCATGTGATAGAACAAGGCCAGGCACTTCTGATTCCAAACGATTACGCCCTTCATGGACGAGATATTTTTGAGGATCCGAACTCGGAGCGCCTCCTCTTTCGTTCTTACATCATCAAGAAAGAAACAGCACACCGGCAAAATGGAAATACGATGCTGTCACTTCGATTTTGA
- a CDS encoding IS5-like element ISBmu2 family transposase — MKRQIGFAEAEIAGKKRVTRRQRFLEEMEKVVPWQRLLSAIEPHYPKGTRGRPPIGLERMLRIYFVQQWYGLSDEGLEDALYDSITLRAFAGIDLAIENVPDATTLLKFRRLLIEHELTRKLFDEIGISLCERGLMMKEGTLVDATIIEAPPSTKNAGKSRDPEMHQTKKGNEWHFGMKAHIGVDADSGLIHSVVGTAANVSDVSQAHALLHGHEEQVFADAGYIGVDKREEMAGKAVKWHVAARRGKIKAMQEGALKDLVIALERTKAQIRSRVEHPFHIVKNLFQHRKTRYKGLAKNTAQLFSLFALANLVIARNLLRSVHGSSPSCV, encoded by the coding sequence ATGAAGAGGCAGATCGGCTTCGCGGAAGCGGAAATTGCAGGCAAGAAGCGAGTGACGAGGCGCCAACGCTTCCTGGAAGAGATGGAGAAGGTCGTTCCGTGGCAGCGCTTGCTGTCGGCCATCGAACCGCACTATCCGAAGGGCACGCGAGGTCGCCCGCCGATTGGCCTTGAGCGGATGCTGCGAATCTACTTCGTGCAACAGTGGTACGGACTGTCGGACGAAGGACTGGAAGACGCGCTGTATGACAGCATCACGCTGCGAGCCTTCGCCGGCATCGATCTGGCGATCGAGAACGTGCCTGATGCAACCACGCTGTTGAAGTTCCGGCGCCTGCTGATCGAACACGAACTGACACGGAAGTTGTTCGACGAGATTGGCATCTCGCTGTGCGAGCGTGGGCTGATGATGAAGGAAGGCACGCTGGTTGACGCGACGATCATTGAAGCGCCGCCGTCGACCAAGAATGCCGGGAAGAGCCGTGACCCGGAAATGCATCAAACGAAGAAGGGCAACGAATGGCACTTTGGCATGAAAGCCCACATTGGCGTCGACGCCGACTCGGGCCTGATTCACAGTGTGGTTGGCACGGCGGCCAACGTGTCGGATGTATCGCAAGCTCATGCCCTGCTGCACGGGCATGAAGAGCAGGTGTTCGCCGACGCGGGCTACATTGGCGTCGACAAGCGCGAGGAAATGGCGGGCAAGGCCGTGAAGTGGCACGTCGCTGCCAGGCGGGGAAAGATCAAGGCGATGCAAGAAGGAGCGCTGAAGGACCTGGTGATCGCGCTCGAGCGAACCAAGGCGCAGATCCGTTCGCGGGTTGAGCATCCGTTTCATATCGTCAAGAATCTGTTTCAGCATCGCAAGACCCGATACAAGGGCTTGGCCAAGAACACCGCGCAACTGTTCAGCCTGTTCGCTCTGGCGAATCTGGTGATTGCGCGAAATCTGTTGCGATCGGTCCATGGGAGCAGTCCGTCATGCGTATGA
- a CDS encoding phage baseplate assembly protein V translates to MRSEGAIFTDDGNYVGGRTSSSRNERNTKATTWIRTAMPEAGSTRGSYLPLCKDDQVLPGFANGDCDRQYCLRVR, encoded by the coding sequence ATGCGCAGTGAAGGGGCAATCTTCACTGACGATGGCAACTACGTGGGGGGCCGCACATCGAGCAGCCGGAACGAGCGCAATACAAAAGCGACGACATGGATCCGCACGGCGATGCCGGAGGCTGGCTCGACGCGCGGCAGCTACCTCCCGTTGTGCAAAGACGATCAGGTGCTACCGGGCTTCGCGAACGGCGATTGCGATCGCCAGTATTGTCTACGTGTTCGGTAA
- a CDS encoding porin → MKYKKINVSVIAVAAFAASSAAMAQSSITLYGMLDAGIGYTSNINGHERFGLDGGATGSNKWGLKGEEDLGGGLKAVFKIENGFNIATGGIGGQGPIGSTRSLFNRQAYVGVTSDRYGTLRMGRQLDAVTEMVQGLTGDAISASTFSTPGDVDNNDNTTNQNNAVKYISPIINGFQAEGAYSFGGVAGAMGSGQSWSVAANYAQGGLTVAGGYFRAANQGENGWLNATAQPNFGATLGYPSSGYSGGNAFKSAGIAQIAAQYQIGPYTAGVRYSNAQYQGNDGQPSIHFNVVGALLQYQVTPALSLATGYTYVYGSAATPKQAAEGRTMASINQVSLGATYALSKRTALYAVGAYAHALGAQASVADFGNTASGGNQVQVNVGMRHSF, encoded by the coding sequence ATGAAATACAAAAAAATCAACGTCAGCGTTATCGCTGTTGCCGCTTTCGCAGCATCTTCGGCAGCAATGGCACAGTCGTCGATCACCCTGTACGGCATGCTCGATGCGGGTATCGGCTACACCTCCAACATCAATGGCCACGAGAGGTTCGGTCTCGATGGCGGTGCCACAGGGTCGAACAAGTGGGGTCTCAAGGGGGAGGAAGACCTCGGTGGCGGCCTCAAGGCTGTATTCAAGATCGAAAATGGTTTCAACATTGCGACCGGTGGCATTGGCGGCCAGGGGCCCATTGGTTCCACGCGTTCGCTGTTCAACCGCCAGGCCTACGTAGGCGTTACCTCCGATCGGTACGGTACCCTTCGCATGGGGCGCCAGCTCGACGCCGTGACGGAAATGGTTCAAGGCCTGACGGGCGACGCCATTTCGGCATCGACATTCTCGACCCCGGGCGACGTGGACAACAACGACAACACGACGAATCAAAACAACGCCGTGAAGTACATTTCGCCGATCATCAACGGTTTCCAGGCTGAAGGCGCGTACTCGTTCGGCGGTGTTGCCGGTGCCATGGGCTCGGGTCAATCGTGGTCGGTGGCGGCGAACTATGCTCAAGGTGGCCTGACGGTCGCCGGTGGCTACTTCCGTGCCGCAAACCAGGGTGAGAACGGGTGGTTGAACGCCACGGCACAACCGAATTTCGGCGCCACGCTGGGCTATCCGAGTTCGGGTTACAGCGGCGGCAATGCGTTCAAGAGCGCGGGCATCGCTCAAATCGCGGCTCAATACCAGATTGGTCCGTACACGGCTGGCGTGCGCTACTCGAACGCTCAGTATCAAGGCAACGATGGCCAGCCGTCGATTCACTTCAACGTGGTGGGTGCCCTCCTGCAGTACCAGGTCACCCCGGCGTTGTCGCTGGCCACCGGATACACGTATGTCTACGGTTCCGCAGCCACGCCCAAGCAAGCTGCCGAAGGCCGCACGATGGCTTCGATCAACCAGGTGTCGCTGGGGGCTACGTACGCACTGTCGAAGCGCACCGCGCTATACGCGGTGGGTGCCTACGCCCATGCTCTGGGCGCTCAGGCTTCGGTTGCCGACTTTGGTAATACCGCATCGGGCGGTAACCAGGTTCAAGTCAACGTCGGCATGCGACACAGCTTCTAA